The Delphinus delphis chromosome 13, mDelDel1.2, whole genome shotgun sequence DNA window TCCGGGCCTGGGGTCTCTTTCCCTTTTGATTGTGGGGGTCTCGCCCTCCGAAGCCGGCTTTTCGGGGCTCCGGGGTGCGCCTGCGCTTCCTGAGCGAAAAAGGACAAAAGGCCGGCGTCCATGTTGGCACCATGACGCAGCATCTCTCCCGCCTGCAGCCCGAGCGCTGCCTGTGCTCCCGGCCGCGCTCGCTCCTCCCTCCCAAACACGAGTTTTATTTTCAGGTTCAGAGCAGAGCCGCCGGCTGGGCCGGGGCCGAGGCCGAGGCCGGGGCAGGAGCCAGGGCGGGACTGCGGGTGGCTAATGGCGGccgctttcttccttcctccctcctttcccggTTGTCGTTGGGAGCCCGGAGCAGGCGGCGGCCCCTCGGCCGGGCCGGGCCCCGAGAGCCCGCAGGACACAGCGCCCCGGGTCGAGGGGTGGTCACGGAGGCCGTTTTGGGGGCCGCAGGCCTGGGGGCGTCGCGCGCCGCGGCTTTCGCGCTCGCCTCTGCCGGGCGAGGCGGTCAGACGGGCGCCATTTCGCGCGCCGCCCGCGGCTCGGGCGGTGGCGGCCGCCGCGCGCCAggcgggaggagggaaggaggcggcGGGGCcgcgggtggggggaggggaggccgccGCGGCGCCGCCCGCGTTCCAGGCCTCCGCCTGCGGGGACGCCCCTGGCCCGGGGAAACCTCGACGAAGAGCGCGGGTTCCGCAACGTCCTCGGACCCCGCTCCCGACCTGGGGGCCCCCGGGGGCACGAGGAGGCCGGCGCGGTCGCGGggtcttttctcttccctcccgcGCGGGAGCCAGTAGCAAAGGGCCACCGGGGCAGTCGGGGCCTCGAGGCCACCCCCTGACCCCGACCGGCTCCTCCAGAGGCCGTGGACTTATTCCCCGCGGCCCGGCCCTGATCCCAGGCCGTCCCTGCTGCCCACCCCGAGCTTCGGCGCCCACGTCCGGCTTCCAACCGCCCTTTGATAGCCGAGCCCGAGGGGCAGGTGGGCCCCTTTTGTCCCCACTTGGGGCGTGAGGCCCTCACGCTGGCCGCCGACGTCCCTAGGTGGCCGTCCAGGCACAGCCGGCCAGCCGGCGCTCTGGAAGGTGGGGTGGGGTTTGGGGCCTGGGAAAGCCGAGCGGGCCTTCCCCGGGATCCCCAGAGGCGGAGGGCTCTGGGGTAAACCCTCGCATCTCCGGcccttcctgggggaggggatgcgGACGGGGCGGGCCTTTGGAAATGCAGATGAGCCGCCGCCTGCTGCTCGGCGCCCCGGCTGAACCTTGGTGATTCATCCACACCCCCCTCCTATTCATTCTGGAGTGAGGACTGCCTTGGCAGCTGGGAAGGGGGGAGAGGCATTTGTAAGGCTCCCCTTCCCTCATGGAGACCGTATCCGGTTTGTGGCCATCGACGCCCTAAAACACTCTCCGATTTTTCCCCCCAGGATCATGACCGGAGAAGGGGCCCGGTACCCCCAGAGTGGACCGTCCTCCTTTGGACAGAAGCAGGCCTAGTTTGACAGTCCTCCCACCAAGGTAGGTGTGAGCCCTTTCCCAGCCTGCGAGAGATATTTGGGGGGCTTTGgcctggagcccagggagggCGGGCACCCCAAACCTGCTAGTCTGGTTCTGCAGCCCTTCCCCCCCACAGATGTGTGGGACTGAAATCGGCTGCCTGCTGGGCCTGCTTGGTCCATCCATCCCCGCCTGTCAGCTTCCGTTGTCAGGAGTTTGGGGCGTGCAATTCTTTGCCATATTTAGGAGCATAGGAGAGGCTGCACTTGCATGTATTAGGTTGGCCCAAAGGTTAGTTCGGGTCTTCCCGTAACATCTTACAAaagcccgaacgaactttttggccaacccaatatttcccAGTTGTGTGTTTGGTGGGTGGAGTGCCCTGGATGCCTCTTCTGAAAGACACAGGCAGCTGCCAGGAAACCGGGCCCGGCCCTGGCCCTCCCTTCCGGCCTCCGCTGGGGGCGTGTGGGGTGACTGTGTGAGCTGGCCTCTTCCCCTCTGATGTCTGGCTGCTAGGGAGGTGAAGAACAGAAAGACCTGAGATCTGGGCCAGCTTTCTTTAAGAAAGAGGTTTCTTGACTCTTCcccttccagggaattcccacgaTTCCACCTCACCCaggcccccccccaccaaaaaaaaaaagaaaagaaaaagccctgTTTGTAGAACGGGAGAAACCCGGATTTGAAACCTGGCTAGCCATTTCACCTGCTGTGACCTTGCGTAAGCAGCACAGATCCTCAGCCCCAGTTTCACCATCTGCACAGATGGGTCAGTGATTGTCAAAGTTGAGTGTGCAGCCGAATCACACGGGTGGCTCATTAGAATCGACTCCGAGGCCCGGTCCTTGAGTTTCTCATTCAGTAGGTGGGGCCTGAGagcttgcatttctaacaagttcccaggtgatgctgatgctgccttGTGGAGACATTTTGAGAACCTTTGGGCCAGGTAACACCTGGGGTGTTGTGAGGATCCAAGCATGTGCTCTTGGAACCCCGAACTATTTCTTGGTGCGGAGGTGTCGCTTCGTAGAGATGGCAGCTCTCTCCTTATTCTCCTTACGCAAGCTGACAGCATGCAGTTTCCCATTCTCTTTATCTCCAGGAAGCTCCGCAGCTGGAGACAGTGCGGCCCTTGATCTCTGACCCCTCTCCCACGTGATCTTTAGTTTGTGATTACTTTGATGAGCCATTTGGGTCCAGGTGCTGCTGATTGCGCCGCCTCCCCCGTTCGGGCCGAGGCTTGACTTCCGGGTCTAATAGGCTCTGCTCACTTTTATCCCGTCCTTCAGTTTGGGGGCTGGAGTGAGGACTGGGGGAGCCGTAGGGCTTGACCCAGAGGTTTTGTTGGGGGCGTGTTGGTGCTTAATCGAGGGAGGCTCTAAGGCAGGCAGCTGTGGGTTTGACTCTCCCCTGTGCTGGTTGACCTTGGGCGAGTCTCCTGTGTAAAGTGATGATAATGAAGCCTGCAGTAAAGGGTGGAGGGCGGATTAAGTGCGATTAAGGGGGCCGGCCTCACAGGCTTCACACCAGTTGGCCCCCCTTCGGAGGTGGCTgcggggggtggggctgggctgtcCGAGAGCTCCTCCCCCACCAGCCCACCTCGTAGCACGTGGCACAGCCTCAGGGCAAAGGGGAAGGCTGACATTCTGCAGGCTGGGAGCCAGCTCCATTTTTACTCCAGTGTGTGAGTTGGGATGGTGGCTTTTCCTCAAGTCCACAGGCTGTTGTTCCATGATGGGTCATGGTTTGGGGGGTTCCCCCCACCCGGAGAGTAacgtgactcacccaaggtcaggaGGTCATCACCGGCAGTCAGGATGAGATTCCAGGTGTCTTCCAGCCCAGCACCTGTGTGCATGGCACCCCCTAGCCCCAGCTGCTGGGTTATTCTGGGCTCCTGCCAGTGCTAGCTGTCTGCTGGCGTCACCGCCTGGGAGCTGGGAAAGCTATTTGGTTGAAAGTAACCAGCGTGGTACTCTTAGGTCCTTCTGGCTGTCATGCCTTGGCGCCATGAGGGTCTCCAGATAAGCTGGATTTGGTCCATGCTGTCTTTTGCTGGGGGGCAAGGGGTGCAGCCGACCACACCTGGCACCAGACTCCCTTCCCCCTACCCAGGGTGAGCACTTTGTAAAAGTTGGCGAGGCTCACATTATTAGTATCATACGAGCCTTTCCCTCCTTCCGGCGGTTTAAATTCGGCTCTGCCATTGATGAGTTCATTCAACTCCCTGGATTCTCAGGTGACCTTTCTGCCCCCTGAGGGTGTCCTGCATCCCTTCTGATAGAGCCCTTGGGGCTCCACGGGGCTGGGGTCTTTATCTCCCGTGGGCGTTGGATAGTTAAATAATTGATTTAAACCTCTCCCTCCCAGCAGCAGCTTGGAGGGTTACAGCCAGTTCCTCCACTCCCGCCCTCGGACCAATTAGGGAACAATGAGGCGCTCCATTGTGGTCCGGGTGTGATTCTTGGAAGGGAGAGGGGTCCCGATGACCTGGAAGGATCGTACCCCTCCCCGCTTCCTTTTTTCACCCCCTTTCTAATTTCTTTGTCTGGCACGCCAGTACCTCCTAGGTGAAGGGAGGGGCGGGGCAGCCTATCAGTCCTCAGACTGGTTCCTCTGCCGAGAGCGTGGCTCCACCCACCGGTCGCCCAGCAAGCTCGGGGCGGGGCTGCTCCTGGCGCCCAGCCGGTGGAGCCTGCCTGGAGAGGGCCACGCCAGCGGAAGGGCGGCCGGAGGTGGCCGGACCTGCCTTCCTACTGGACTCCAGGGGCCCGCCCCTTCCGGCCCGTTGGGCGAGAGCCGAGGCGTGGAGTACGACCTTTTGGACCCCCTGGGTGGAAACTGAACCTCTGCCTGGACTGTGGAGATGGGCACCCTGCCATCTCAGAGGCCGCCTGGGTCCAGTGCTGTCTCCATCTGGCCAGTGACCTCGATGAGTTCCTACCCCTCCAGGAGTCGTGGTCTCTCCTGTGAATCAGGAGGAGGAGGTTGGCAGATAACCTTTGACCTGTCTCTCAGTCTGGCTTTGTGGAGGTAGCTCTTTGTACTCTGGTGGTGACTCCCCTGAGCCCACCACCACATGTTGAGCCTGGAGAGAGTCCTGGGACAGGGATAGACAGCCTTGATCCCCCAGGCTGCGCTGGGCCACCTCCCATCCCTGGGGCCCCAGAGGATGGTCAGTTACTTCTGTCTCACGTGGGGTGGATGACCCCTCAGGTGTGTAGTGACCTCCCAGAGTATGCTGAGGCACCAGGGAAGTGGAAGCCATTAGCATTGTCGTTAACGTCCCCGTCCTGACCTGTGCTGGCCAGACCTTGCCCTGACAAGACAGAAGTGGATCTGGCCCTACTTCTCTCTTGTGGTCAGTTGGCCTCACTAGATCCCAGGCCTAGATGTGAGCACAAATCAGTTCACCCCCGCAGATGCCACCTGCCAGCTCCCCTAGGCTTCTGTGTCTCAACAGCTTTGTGGCAAGAACCAgtttaaagaattttttcttaCCCTCCTAAATCTCTCCAGGAATTCCTGGTGAATAGAAGAATGGCATGGGTCCTCGGAACATTTTGCAGGTAAGGGAGTAGGGCTCCCCGGGCCTGTGGGTGTTCCCAGTGCCTCAGCTGGCCTGCCCTGGCACAGCACCTCCAAGGAAGCTCCGAGCAGCTAGCCTGGCTGCCGGGTATTTTTAGCTACAGATCCAGCCCCTACACCACCACTGGAGCCAGGTCCAAATCAAACACGCTCcaggcagggtggggctggggctctgTGCCAGCCTCGCAGccaggcaggggtgggtgggcaggctgGGGCCAGTGTCAGCTGTCCTGCCTGGACCTGGGCCGGCCTGGGAAGACCTGCTTTCGTGTAAGTCATTTTTTCTGTTATAAGTTGAAATCCATTAGTTAGACAGAAAAGGTGGAAACCGAGGTCTGAGGATTTTGAGGAAAAGTTAAGTGCCCTCTCCCTACGGGCTGGAGCAGTTCCCACAGTTTGCTCAGAATGGGCAAACTCTAAGTGAGTTCTCTCAAGGCCCTTCCCAGATGAGGTAGTCTTACTCTCCCAGTCACTCCCTGAGCTTCAGGGTATCTGATGTGAGGTCAGGCCTGTGCCTGGCTCAAAGGTAAGTGGTCCTCCCCTCCCTCAAAGCCCTcttccatcctccctctccctgaGTGAtggcttcctccccctcctcttctgccaGCCCCAGGCTGCCACTGTGTAGAGATGGCCCCAGCTCTGTCCTCACCAGCCAATCACAGCTCCCCCCTGGTCACCGGAAAGAGCTTTGGCTGGGCTCCTCTGTTCAGAGCCTCTGTCTGACACCCATCTTGAGCCTGATAGCCAGGCCCCTGTGATCTAACCCTCACCACCTTGACAACCATGTCTGGTCTCCCTCCTCATGCCCCAGCCACTGCCAAACCTGATGGGGTTTCCAGCCACCATGCATTTACTCAGGCTGGGTACCCATCCTACTTCCACTGGCCCTTCCTGCCAGCACTGCCAAGCTTAGTTCATGTGTTGCCCAGCTCTCAACTTCCTCTGAACCCCACGGGGGCTCCGGTGTCTGAATTGTTCTCGTCTCGCAGACTCCTTTAGACTGCTTCCCCCAGGACTGAGTTCCTCAAAGGCAGGAACACAATTGCCTCTCAATAAACGTGTGCTGcaaagaaggaatgaatgaattgctGTATATTTGTCTAGGGGTGCTTGACCCAGCAGATGCCCTCTGGCCCGGTGACAGAGTAGGGCTTTCCGCTTAAGAACCTGGAGCTGGGtcttctcttcccagctctgggCTCTTTGGGGGCTTCCTGGGGCAGTCTCTGCTGCCATCTGGTGGTCAGATTATGCCTTGCAGTCTCTGAAAACGTTGACCTGGCATTTATGGTGCCAGGTTGACGATTTCCTTTCCGAAGTAAAATTTACCTGATCCTTGCTGAGTACCTGAAAGTGGGGAATCTTCTGGGTGGGATGAGGGCAAGAAGATCCTGAATCCTGCCAGCCCTTCTCTGAGGAAACTCTCAGATGTCCTACCCCAGCTGGGAAAGATTCTGCTCTCTCACCTAGCCATGTCCCAGTGCCTGCCTGGTACATGCCTGATCCTGGGGGTCCCTCTGCCACTCCTGACCACTGGCCTGGTTTGTGCAAAAGACAGTCcaagggagggaaggggtgggaggcaggggtggTTTTGCCCAGACGCCCTGATAGTACCTGGCCAGAGTGAATGCTCAGTAAATAGCAGTTTGGGTCCGGGGGTTGAGGAGAAAGCTTGGGATGAAGGATATGTGGCTGCTGGCTGGAGAACACAAATTTCTTGGTGGGAGCAGGGTTATCAGTCTCCAAAGTGGACGGAAGGGGGCCCAGCTGATCTCAACTAGATTTACCTtgaccttccccttccccttctcgaCGGCGTCTTGCTTGGTTCCCACGCCTCTGGGCCTTGCTAGAAAGAGGTTCCCGCCCGCTTGGTTTGGGGCCAACCCTCGAAAGGGTTCTGGGGCCACTCACCTGTTACCAAAGTTGCCGCGCCGAGGCCATCGCTCGGCAGAGGGCGCCAGATCTCCACCTTTGGGAGGTGAGGTGATAGGTAAGCGGAACCGCTATTCCCCAACCCACACAAGGGCTCACTCCCATAGGGCCAGACCACGTGGGCAGACAGGACCCCTATGCCAGGATCTTTCTTGGAACCACCGACGCTACCTTCTGGGGGAAAACAGGTCAGAGTGGACTTCCCCGAGGCCACATAGTTGGGGCGGGGAGAAGCTGGGGGGCTTTTCCCAGAGCTTGAGACCAAGGCTCCTCGAACCCGAGGGCTGGGGGGCAGTCCGCCAATCAAAGAGACCCTGCCCGATGGAGGAGGCCGAGTCGGCCAATCAGAGGGTCCCTGCCTGAAGACAGAGACTGCCAATCAAGGGTGCCAGGCGGGAAGGGGCGGAAACTATCAGATCTTGCTGGTTGGGGTGTGGGGGGCGCCGTGACTCGCAGGAGAGATGGGAGCTGCGCTTGCCGCTGAGCACTCCGTTTCTcagttgcctcagtttccctgggaATGAGAGGTGAAGACTCTGGGCCGAGAGCCTAGCAGGAAGGAAATAGTCTGGGAGGTCGACCCCGGCTGGCTGCCTGGCGGAGGAGGTGCCGCCTTCGAGGGCGGGGCTTCTCTTAGCCCCGCCCTAGGGGCCAGCccgcgccccgcccgccccgggtCGCTCAACCTTAGCGCTCTCCTCAGGGCGCCGCCGCCAGTGCTGCCTGCTCCCGGCTATGGACAACCCTGGGGCCCCAGCCCCGACTGCCGCCCCGGGCCCGGGCAAGAAGCAGCTGAAAATCGTGGTTGTGGGCGACGGCGGCTGCGGCAAGAGTTCGCTGCTCATGGTGTACAGCCAGGGGTCCTTCCCCGAGGTGAGGCCCGCCGGGGGGCTGGAAGCAGGCTGGGGGCGAGGGAGACGGGCTTGGGACCACTGGGGGTGAGGGACAGACCTCAGCCTGCGCCCCGAACCCGGACCCCAGGTCCCTGGCGTCCTGCGCACGGAGAGGCGGCCGTCACCCCGGGGCGCCCCCTCGGGAATTCCAGAGCCCAGCAGAGTGAGGGGGGCTGAGCCGGATGGGgtgaaggtgggggtggggatccAGTCGGACCCTGGGTCCCCGCCGCACCTCTTAAGAACCAACACTGCCCGTTCTCCGACAGCACTACGCCCCATCCGTGTTCGAGAAGTACACGGCCAGCGTGACCGTGGGCAGCAAGGAGGTGACCCTGAACTTATACGACACCGCCGGTGAGTGCGTCTGCGCGGCGAGGGTCCTAGGGTCCGCCAGGAGCGTTTCCCCTGAGGGGCATTCCCCGCCGGGCATCCCCGCCCGCCCTTCTGCCTCTCCCGGGGCCCTGACATCCCGTCACTCCTGGAGGCCGCGGAGGGGCGCTGGCTGGGAACCGGTTGACCACCGCCTGACTGGGTGGTGCTGGAGGCCGACAGAGGCgccccatctgtaaaaggagggtATTTGGAAGAGGTGAGTTCCTGAGCCACCCTCTTAGCGCTGATGTTCTGAGGGCTCACGGGTTCCTTCCTCTCCTATGGCTCTAGAAAACCGTGGGCTTTGCTTCTGCTTATTATGGTTCCAGGATTTCGTGTTACATGCTGTGGTCTCTTAGGATTCCGTGGACTGCAGATTTGAGTCCCCTGGTGCTAGGGTTCAGTGGGCTGCATTTCTGGGTCCTATGTTCTAGAATACTTTGGGCTATAGATCAGAGCCTGTGACTCCAGGATTCTGTGGCCAACAGCCCTGAGGCTCTAGGGCCCTAGAGCTACACATTCTGAGTCCCATGTGTCTGGAATTCCATGGACTATGGTGCATGACTCTGAATTCTATGGTCTATAATTTTGAGCCTGTGGTTCTAGGATTCTGTGGCTacagttctgtttcttcctggcacTGAAGAAGGAACAGAGCTCTAGGGAATGTACGTTCAAAATAAGGTTCTCTCTGCCACCTGCAGCTCCTAAGGCAAGTGTATTTATGCTAATTGCGTCACAGTCATCAGCGTTCCTATTGTTGGGGGATGGGTGGAGGAGCACAGCCAACGGGAGGATTTGGGTAACACTGCTGGTACTGGTACCCTTGGGGAGCTTCCATCCTGCCCTGACGCCCCTCTGGGCTGAATCAACTTTGGGGAGCAAAGCTCAGGATCCCAGCTGGGGCCTCACCCAGCCTCTGTGACTCAGTGTTCAGTAATTTGCAGGGGACTATGTCATCAGGTGTCCCTTCCCCTGTCGGCCAAGCCTTGTATGTATGAGGTCAAGTCTTCCAGCTGGTCTTGGATAGGGCCAAAATCCAGGACCACCCCCTCCTGCCCACCGCTCCATAAGG harbors:
- the RHOF gene encoding rho-related GTP-binding protein RhoF isoform X2 yields the protein MKDMWLLAGEHKFLGGSRVISLQSGRKGAQLISTRFTLTFPFPFSTASCLVPTPLGLARKRFPPAWFGANPRKGSGATHLLPKLPRRGHRSAEGARSPPLGGEVIGRRRQCCLLPAMDNPGAPAPTAAPGPGKKQLKIVVVGDGGCGKSSLLMVYSQGSFPEHYAPSVFEKYTASVTVGSKEVTLNLYDTAGQEDYDRLRPLSYQNTQLVLICYDVMNPTSYDNVLIKWFPEVTHFCRGIPILLVGCKTDLRKDKEQLRKLRAAQLEPITYTQGQSACEQIQAALYLECSAKFRENVEDVFREAAKVALSALKKAQRQKQHRLCLLL